The proteins below are encoded in one region of Triticum aestivum cultivar Chinese Spring chromosome 1B, IWGSC CS RefSeq v2.1, whole genome shotgun sequence:
- the LOC123093504 gene encoding uncharacterized protein, with protein MEISASVAPALGSGSTSAANDQAACLGVPVPGGGGAAAAASGVASPEPVVRPLSPDMRPSEEGLAQPAAERALSDVEFSGGSCTTFSSGGGDAASGGGNGAAPPAVSQGSTQSVPLSAQASHKARF; from the exons ATGGAGATTTCAGCTTCGGTGGCGCCGGCGCTCGGATCCGG ATCGACGTCGGCGGCCAACGATCAGGCGGCTTGCTTGGGGGTTCCcgttccgggcggcggcggcgccgcggcggcaGCATCGGGAGTTGCCTCGCCGGAACCTGTCGTGCGGCCGCTGTCTCCTGATATGCGCCCGTCGGAAGAAGGGTTGGCACAGCCGGCGGCGGAAAGGGCTTTGTCGGATGTCGAGTTCTCCGGGGGTTCCTGCACAACGTTCAGCTCTGGCGGTGGTGATGCGGCGTCCGGAGGCGGCAATGGCGCGGCTCCGCCCGCCGTCTCACAAGGCTCGACTCAGTCCGTACCCCTCAGTGCCCAAGCATCTCACAAGGCTCGATTTTGA